A window of Phycisphaerales bacterium contains these coding sequences:
- a CDS encoding metallophosphoesterase: MQFQTDFTNAAAVIQLLGQAARTLRESPLRRGSTVHLPRRGRLVATGDLHDNPYHLESILALARLDASIDHHVTLHELIHGENLINGMDFSHRMLLRAAELVVRYPLQVHPLLANHEMSQMTGRGVSKGAGDSVILFNDAIEFTFGDDAAAVIDAINGFLRAWPLALRTDSGILCSHSLPAEHVMKTFDPGVLDRELEAADFEPRTGSAYLLVWGRRHSSELLDRLAELLGVSAFCIGHEHAESGSQPLDHRGIILNSDHERAAVLVIDLAADPQPDEWVWAVLPLASLEPPPL; this comes from the coding sequence ATGCAGTTTCAGACGGATTTCACCAACGCCGCGGCGGTGATCCAATTGCTCGGGCAGGCCGCCCGAACGCTTCGCGAATCGCCCTTGCGGCGCGGCTCGACCGTCCATCTGCCCCGCCGAGGCAGGCTCGTCGCCACCGGCGATCTGCATGACAACCCCTACCACCTCGAGAGCATTCTTGCGCTGGCGCGGCTCGATGCGTCGATCGACCATCACGTCACGCTGCACGAACTGATCCACGGCGAGAACCTCATCAACGGCATGGACTTCAGCCATCGCATGCTTCTTCGCGCGGCCGAACTCGTCGTGCGCTATCCGCTGCAGGTGCACCCCTTGCTGGCCAACCACGAGATGTCGCAAATGACCGGCCGCGGCGTGAGCAAAGGTGCGGGCGACTCGGTCATCCTCTTCAACGATGCGATCGAGTTCACCTTCGGCGATGACGCGGCCGCTGTCATTGACGCCATCAACGGCTTTCTGCGTGCCTGGCCGCTGGCGCTGCGGACCGACTCGGGCATCCTCTGCTCGCACAGCCTGCCGGCCGAGCACGTCATGAAGACGTTTGATCCCGGCGTGCTCGATCGGGAACTCGAAGCCGCCGACTTCGAGCCGCGAACAGGTTCGGCATACCTCCTGGTGTGGGGTCGCCGGCACAGTTCAGAGCTCTTGGACCGACTCGCCGAGCTTCTCGGCGTGAGCGCCTTCTGCATCGGCCACGAGCACGCCGAAAGCGGATCGCAGCCGCTCGACCATCGCGGCATCATTCTCAACAGCGACCACGAACGGGCGGCGGTGCTGGTCATCGACCTCGCGGCCGACCCGCAGCCGGATGAGTGGGTCTGGGCGGTCCTGCCGCTGGCTTCCCTGGAGCCCCCGCCTCTGTGA